The stretch of DNA TCAACAATGTTTCGATTTTGTTTGTGCTTGAGATGTGATTTCTTATTAGTTATTCTTCTCAAGACCGGAATCCCTCTTCATAACTCTGAAAAAAACAGGCCCTCGTTGCtgggtgaacactgcattttctgGGGAGAGAGCACACCGCATTTTCTTGCAGCTCGAGAAAAGGGAGCAAAGATTGAAAATGACCCCTTTCTCAAGTGCACCATTTTTTATTTGGGACAAACTGTtcgttcattcaaccaaaatatgGGGTACCCTATTTTAATTATGTCAGCAAAATCAGACAAACCTAAGGCTAATTATACGTAGATTTATCCTCTATAAATCTAAAGATTTAAGATAATTTGTTTTAATATGATCTCTACATTTAAAAATGATGATATATAACAATGTATATACATCGACACATATATATTAGCGACCCTTTCATTGTCCAACAATTGCATCAACATCAACgtaaatataaaatgatactCACCTCTTATCACTACTCTCATCATCTACAACAACTACCTATAATCCCCAATGACGTCATCATCTATTACcaacaactaaaatattaaaattatcttttactttttattttttatattttcattaataaaattaataatattaaaataaataaatctaaatatttcaCTCTCATAACTATATAGTTAATAATaagggataatctataattaacataAACCTACGTTGACCAATGCAAAGGCTTTTTCCCATTTAGCCATCCTAACATCTTAGGACACTGCAAAGGGCCACAACAAGCACAATTGCAAACCTACGTGCATGGTAGGACACTGCAAAGGGCCACAACAAGCACAATTGCAAACCTACGTGCATGGTAGGACACTGCAAAGGGCCACAACAAGCACAATAGCATGGCTAATCGACGTCATGCAAaactaacaaacacaaaaaaaaaatccgcTGCTGAATTTGGTAAGGAACAAGCCCCACAATTCATATGAGAGGGTGCAACGCTTAAAATGATTACAACTCCACCGACATCCTATGCCTGACCTGACTACATCCTACAACTGTTGAGCCTGAGCGTAAGAGTCTAAAAAGTGAGAAGGATAATCAACCAGTACATGGCACGATAAAGATGCAACCCGTTATAAAACATGTCATTGCAAAATCACTGCACAATAATGGGTAGATCCAACTGATACTACCTATTTCCTTGTAGTTGAGGACTGCTGGTTGATCCGTGCTTCTAGCCTTTTAGCAGTGCGACGGATGGCTGCTTGCTTATGTCGGTGCGAGTAGCCCTTTCTCTTGCTGTAGGAGCAATAAATAATTCAGAACCTCAAATGTGCAATAAATACCTACTGTAAACcaaatgcttaatattaattcgGGCTTAATATAAATACCTACTGCAAACCAAAGTTAATCACATAACAAGAATATCTAGCAACCATTCAGAAACTCAAAACTAAGATGGTCATATACTCCATTCCACGGTCATATAGGCCACCATGTCACGCTAATGAAAACAGCATGATTAAAATCTTAACCGGGACTTTGTGTAGAAGACTAAAAGACCCTAGCCTCTGTGTGTTTGGTTATCCAAAAGTCTGGCAGAGTCGAGTGCCCCCAagtcaaatcaaataactaatccCTCCTTTCCAATCCTGTAAATAACTTAGGACTCCACTGAACTTCACTTTCCCCAATTCCAGACCTTCCAGAGTTTCACTTGCACGTTCCAATCGATCTATTTCCAATGAACCACCAAATACTTTCCTCAAAAGTACTTTCGATTAAATAAACTGCCCCAAATAAAATTTTTGATTAAAGCATTGGCAGTAGTTGGACTAAAGAAAGACAATTCTTTTGCCAAAGAACATGTCAGAAAGCTACAAACAGATGATCTAAAATCTATTCTTTCCAATCATTACACGGTATCTGGTATAAGACTAACCTTATTAGAAGAAGTCCTGCAGTAAGAACCATCCCTCCTACAGCCCAAAAAACTTTTTCACTGATTGGCATGTCTCTCACCCATTGCTGAAAATCTTCAAGCACCCATAAGTTTGAAGTTCTTGACCGTGATCTAGATTGTGGAGATTTCCATGAATGGGAAATAGATTCTAGACTTGCTTTTCCTCCATAGCAAAATGGCTCATCATGTCCCTCTATGCTTTGCCTATCTGGCTGAACAGCGAAACCTGCAAAGTGGCAGAGCTCTGTACCATTAGAGGCCCATTCTGTAGCTCTACCACAAATAGTGTCGCTTAAGCCACAAGGTGACAAAGCCTGATGAAGAAGGAAACAAAATGAATAACAAAGTGACTGAAAGCTGAATGTTGCAAGTAATGCAATTacattggcataaaagaaaacatGGTCACGGTCTCAGAACCAGAAAGAATGTGCTCATTTTAACATCTCTTATTAACTACTGACATGTCTGAATAATTACGCAAACTTTTGATATTATATAACTAGAAGAAGCATAATGCTTCTCAGCTTCCCAAAGAAAATATTTAATGCATTTGCGAAAATTAGCTGAAAGAGATGAAGGAACAAGGGAATTCGCCTAACATCAACTAAAATAAAACAACATTAACTCGAAAAATTACCTGAGTCTTGGCATCAATGGAAAAATATGCACTCGAGCATGCCTGAAAAACCATATCACAGAAAGAGGCACAAACTATAGGTGGTCCAGGCTGAACACCGATACGTGGATCACAGATAGAGCACTCCAACAGTTCCCACAAATGCAAACATTCTTGGCTGCCTTCTCCAGCAGAAGCCAGTCTTCTTATCAGTAGTAAAGCAGGATATGTTTGGGCCACATCACAACATGTATTTTGGCGAAATATTCTACACAATGTAAGATCCTTAGGTCCCTTGTTTACTTTTCTGGGAGGTTTACCATCAGTTGAAAATGCTGGGAAGCGGCCACCAGGAGAAACACACAGTCCACTCGATTGACCTGTATTGAAATGAACTAAATATCACTTCATGTTACTATTCAATCATGCATACCACTCACAATCAACTATCTGTATGTGCAACAGATTTTCAAGAATGTTCATCTTTATGAATCACATTAACAAACATTAAATTAATTACCAATCACTTCCAAGAGAAGGC from Musa acuminata AAA Group cultivar baxijiao chromosome BXJ2-11, Cavendish_Baxijiao_AAA, whole genome shotgun sequence encodes:
- the LOC135626538 gene encoding folate-binding protein 1-like, giving the protein MGEGMGCGESASLLLLLLLVFINSAIPIAAGQSSGLCVSPGGRFPAFSTDGKPPRKVNKGPKDLTLCRIFRQNTCCDVAQTYPALLLIRRLASAGEGSQECLHLWELLECSICDPRIGVQPGPPIVCASFCDMVFQACSSAYFSIDAKTQALSPCGLSDTICGRATEWASNGTELCHFAGFAVQPDRQSIEGHDEPFCYGGKASLESISHSWKSPQSRSRSRTSNLWVLEDFQQWVRDMPISEKVFWAVGGMVLTAGLLLISKRKGYSHRHKQAAIRRTAKRLEARINQQSSTTRK